In one window of Nicotiana tabacum cultivar K326 chromosome 12, ASM71507v2, whole genome shotgun sequence DNA:
- the LOC107765417 gene encoding transcription factor bHLH143, producing the protein MEKNFESSFLHQYSDLQLAHLNFSYPRFDIGQQYSFPTYMTPQSNEVPMNGNSPFFTFSGLLQSKSSQPTEPLNWLYCSPPFYQGVARVSTSLPEEKLAPQAIEYPNAGTASAQKRFLVFDQSGDQTTLIYSSANATPVQCPASLIPTPPALYDLVKVDPEIKKNEASPFGHFLSDEYFEESTRDDVESEMREDTEELNALLYSDDDNYYSEDDEETSTGHSPSTMTTHDLPEWFDERGEEVASSAGPTKRHKLLDGSYDAPSLRDTTTSAKAYTCSDLEDDAQSSCGNGFDQVSGAQCSPSGKKRLRKDKIRDTISILQEIIPGGKGKDSMVVIDEAIRYLRSLKVKAKSLGLDSL; encoded by the coding sequence ATGGAAAAGAACTTTGAATCTTCATTCCTTCACCAGTATTCAGATCTGCAGTTAGCCCATTTGAATTTTTCTTATCCTCGATTTGATATAGGGCAGCAGTATTCTTTTCCTACTTACATGACTCCTCAGTCAAATGAGGTTCCTATGAATGGGAATTCTCCCTTTTTCACATTTTCTGGGCTTCTACAGTCAAAGTCAAGCCAGCCAACTGAACCTCTCAATTGGTTATATTGTTCGCCTCCGTTCTACCAGGGAGTTGCTCGTGTTTCGACTTCTTTACCGGAAGAGAAGCTTGCTCCTCAAGCAATCGAATATCCTAATGCAGGCACCGCATCTGCTCAGAAGAGATTCCTTGTTTTTGATCAATCTGGTGATCAAACAACTTTGATCTATAGTTCTGCTAATGCTACTCCTGTACAATGCCCGGCTTCTTTGATTCCAACACCACCTGCCCTTTATGATTTGGTTAAGGTGGATCCAGAGATTAAAAAGAATGAAGCTTCTCCATTTGGGCATTTCCTTAGTGATGAATATTTTGAAGAAAGTACCAGAGATGATGTTGAAAGTGAAATGCGTGAGGATACTGAAGAACTGAACGCCCTACTCTATTCAGATGATGATAATTATTATTCCGAGGATGATGAAGAAACAAGCACTGGTCACTCGCCTAGTACTATGACAACTCATGATTTACCAGAGTGGTTTGACGAAAGGGGTGAAGAAGTAGCTAGTTCTGCAGGGCCGACCAAAAGGCATAAACTGTTAGATGGTAGCTATGATGCACCGTCGCTCAGAGATACCACAACCTCTGCAAAAGCATATACGTGCTCCGACTTAGAGGATGATGCACAATCCAGTTGCGGCAATGGCTTTGACCAAGTTTCAGGAGCACAGTGTTCTCCATCTGGGAAAAAGAGGCTGAGAAAAGATAAAATTCGTGATACTATAAGTATTTTGCAGGAAATAATCCCTGGAGGGAAGGGAAAAGACTCGATGGTTGTTATAGATGAAGCAATCCGTTACTTGAGATCCCTGAAAGTGAAAGCCAAGTCTCTAGGACTTGATTCTCTTTGA